Proteins encoded together in one Carya illinoinensis cultivar Pawnee chromosome 3, C.illinoinensisPawnee_v1, whole genome shotgun sequence window:
- the LOC122304502 gene encoding uncharacterized protein LOC122304502: MDKAWMHIEDRLHSTEYAEGVRQFLSMVLAHTPNADQIRCPCRRCRNRAFHSIRIVEDHLFFRGFDPTYTDWIFHGEDDPFLSAALYAEEEADTSANYDYIDDLEEMFDDIRHGSYMDHHSTDDGSIDADDQDQTFDGRTIFNFEELVSDERRPLYPSCTKFSKLSFIVKLLHIKSIGGWTVKSFDMVIKLLQEAFPEASFPDSYNDARRLERGLGFSYEKIHVCPNDCVLFWKENASLNECPKCKASRWEQSTIHQRRLPKKVLRYFPLKPRLQRLYMSKKTAQAMRWHVEGRVEDPTCMRHPSDSRVWKDFDNVHVRFSEDPRNVRLGLASDGFNPFNNMSRPYSIWPVLLVPYNLPPWACMKDPYTMLSLLIPGPKSPGNDIDVFLRPLLDELKELWVEGIRTYDAYSGQDFTLHAALLWTINDFLAYANLSGWSMKGKLACPYCTSDTNSQWLVYGRKHCYMSHQRWLPLDHIWRRKKNAFNGYEEHQLQPSRVEGEELLEQLSQVSHFQLGKSSSKRKRTANHLNWTKKSIFFELPY; the protein is encoded by the coding sequence ATGGATAaggcttggatgcatattgaagatagattgcatTCCACTGAGTATGCTGAAGGGGTTAGACAATTCCTCTCTATGGTGTTAGCCCACACTCCTAACGCTGATCAGATTAGGTGTCCATGCAGAAGATGTCGGAATAGAGCTTTCCACTCTATTCGTATAGTCGAGGATCATTTGTTCTTCAGAGGTTTTGATCCAACTTATACGGATTGGAtattccatggagaagatgacCCTTTCCTTTCTGCTGCACTCTATGCCGAGGAAGAAGCTGATACCTCGGCTAACTATGATTATATTGATGATCTAGAAGAGATGTTTGATGACATCCGCCATGGGTCCTATATGGATCATCATTCTACTGATGATGGCTCCATAGATGCCGATGATCAAGATCAGACCTTTGATGGTCGAACTATCTTTAATTTCGAGGAGTTGGTTTCTGATGAACGACGCCCACTTTATCCTTCATGTACTAAGTTTTCAAAGCTATCATTCATCGTCAAGCTTCTTCACATAAAGAGTATTGGCGGTTGGACCGTGAAGTCATTCGATATGGTCATAAAGTTATTGCAAGAGGCATTTCCAGAGGCATCTTTCCCTGACTCATATAACGATGCCCGTCGCTTGGAGCGTGGATTGGGGTTTAGTTACGAGAAGATACACGTCTGCCCAAATGATTGTGTCctgttttggaaggaaaatgcatcgTTAAATGAGTGCCCTAAATGTAAAGCTTCTAGGTGGGAACAAAGCACAATTCACCAACGAAGGTTACCAAAAAAAGTTCTCCGATATTTCCCCCTTAAGCCACGATTGCAGAGGCTTTATATGTCAAAGAAGACAGCCCAGGCCATGCGATGGCATGTAGAGGGCCGTGTTGAAGATCCTACATGCATGCGACATCCTTCAGATTCTAGGGTTTGGAAGGACTTTGATAACGTACATGTCAGGTTTTCCGAAGATCCGAGAAATGTTAGACTTGGTTTGGCAAGtgatggttttaatccattCAATAACATGAGTAGGCCGTACAGCATTTGGCCGGTACTTCTtgtgccttacaacttgccGCCTTGggcatgcatgaaagatccatacacAATGTTATCGTTGCTAATCCCTGGCCCAAAGTCACCAGGTAATGATATTGATGTGTTCTTGCGTCCTCTCCTTGATGAGTTGAAGGAGTTATGGGTAGAGGGTATTCGTACCTATGATGCGTACAGTGGGCAAGACTTTACGTTGCATGCAGCTCTACTTTGGACTATCAATGACTTCCTCGCATATGCCAATCTTTCTGGTTGGAGCATGAAGGGCAAGTTGGCATGCCCGTATTGTACATCTGACACAAATTCTCAATGGTTGGTATATGGCCGCAAACATTGCTATATGAGTCATCAACGATGGTTGCCCCTAGATCACATTTGGAGACGCAAGAAAAATGCGTTTAATGGGTATGAAGAGCACCAACTCCAACCATCAAGGGTCGAGGGAGAGGAATTGCTAGAACAATTAAGTCAGGTGTCACATTTTCAGTTGGGTAAATCTTCTTCGAAGAGGAAACGAACAGCCAATCATCTTAACTGGaccaaaaaatccatattttttgAGCTTCCCTACTAG
- the LOC122303298 gene encoding wall-associated receptor kinase-like 22, with translation MLTGGWWSYVAVKKRKMIKQKEKFFKRNGGLLLRQQLSSNEINVQTTKLFDSKELEKATDRFNVNRMLGQGGQGTVYKGMLLDGSIVAIKKSKIIDERKLDEFINEVVILSRINHRNVVKLIGCCLETEVPLLVYEFIPNGTLSQYLNNQNEQFPPTWEMRLQIATDIAGALFYLHSAASSPIYHRDIKSTNILLDEKYRAKVADFGTSRSVAIDQTHLTTQVQGTFGYLDPEYFQTSQFTEKSDVYSFGVVLVELLTGEKAISSIRTEDTKGLASFFIRSMEENNLFDILDDRVLKEGEKEVVVVANLAKRCLNLSGKKRPTMKEVSMELAAIQTLRKGISNLHQQKYEEFENVRTEMYEQWVGSTSTTLTSCVDSGDHGHLFPISS, from the coding sequence ATGCTTACTGGTGGATGGTGGTCCTACGTAGcagtaaagaaaagaaagatgattAAGCAAAAGGAGAAGTTCTTTAAACGGAATGGTGGACTATTGTTACGACAACAATTATCTTCAAATGAAATCAACGTTCAAACCACaaaattgtttgattcaaaGGAGTTGGAGAAAGCCACTGACCGGTTTAATGTAAACAGAATGCTTGGCCAGGGAGGACAAGGTACAGTTTACAAAGGCATGCTACTAGATGGAAGCATTGTTGCCATAAAAAAGTCTAAGATAATTGATGAAAGAAAGCTTGATGAATTCATTAATGAAGTTGTTATTCTTTCACGAATTAACCACAGAAATGTGGTTAAACTAATTGGTTGTTGTTTGGAGACAGAAGTTCCCCTACTTGTTTATGAGTTCATTCCCAATGGAACACTTTCCCAATATCTCAATAACCAAAATGAGCAGTTTCCCCCAACATGGGAGATGCGCTTACAAATTGCCACAGATATCGCCGGAGCTCTCTTCTATTTGCACTCAGCAGCTTCATCACCCATTTACCATCGAGATATCAAGTCTACAAACATACTTTTAGATGAAAAGTATAGAGCTAAAGTAGCAGACTTTGGGACTTCAAGATCTGTTGCAATTGATCAAACCCATCTGACCACACAAGTTCAAGGTACTTTTGGATACTTGGATCCTGAGTATTTTCAAACTAGTCAATTTACAGAAAAAAGtgatgtttatagttttggcGTTGTCCTCGTCGAGCTATTAACTGGAGAAAAAGCAATCTCTTCAATAAGAACAGAAGATACCAAAGGTTTAGCCTCGTTTTTCATTCGTTCAATGGAAGAAAACAATTTGTTTGATATTCTTGATGATCGAGTTTTGAAAGAAGGTGAAAAAGAGGTCGTTGTGGTTGCAAATCTTGCGAAAAGGTGCTTGAACTTGAGCGGAAAGAAAAGACCTACGATGAAAGAAGTTTCAATGGAGTTGGCGGCCATTCAAACGTTGAGAAAAGGCATTTCTAACCTTCACCAGCAAAAATATGAAGAGTTTGAAAATGTTAGGACTGAAATGTACGAGCAATGGGTTGGTTCTACATCAACAACATTAACATCATGTGTGGATAGTGGTGATCATGGCCATCTTTTCCCAATTTCTTCTTAA
- the LOC122303299 gene encoding wall-associated receptor kinase-like 10 has protein sequence MAAVLLRLGFQIILLSCSVYAFAQAANITKSPSCPEECGNNVKIPYPFGIGAGCYISKWFEIVCNESDTFNGKPKPFLRMFKLEVLEILLRYGQVRVNYSAFTSCNNNASTTVKEELAGSPFVFSSNDNSFIAMGCNNSAVMWSEDEKVSPGAVCRSPCDHRRISSRYGKISTLWDTDYCMTSIPTDVHSFTSKIEPKDHSLENAGMHSW, from the coding sequence atggctgCAGTACTACTGCGATTGGGGTTTCAGATAATTCTCTTATCATGCTCAGTCTATGCATTCGCACAAGCAGCAAATATAACCAAAAGTCCATCATGTCCAGAAGAATGTGGGAATAATGTTAAAATTCCGTACCCATTTGGAATTGGTGCTGGTTGCTATATTTCCAAATGGTTTGAAATCGTATGTAATGAAAGTGATACTTTCAACGGTAAACCCAAACCTTTCTTAAGGATGTTCAAACTGGAGGTGCTAGAGATTCTATTACGTTATGGCCAAGTTCGGGTCAACTATTCGGCATTTACGAGTTGTAATAATAACGCAAGCACCACAGTCAAAGAAGAGTTAGCAGGAAGTCCTTTTGTCTTCTCCAGCAATGACAACTCTTTCATTGCCATGGGTTGCAACAACTCTGCCGTGATGTGGTCCGAAGATGAGAAAGTCTCACCCGGTGCAGTGTGCCGGTCCCCTTGCGATCACCGAAGAATATCATCAAGATATGGAAAAATTAGTACTTTATGGGACACTGACTACTGCATGACATCAATCCCCACAGATGTCCATTCATTCACTTCAAAAATAGAGCCAAAAGATCATTCCTTGGAGAATGCAGGTATGCATTCTTGGTAG